A region of Pempheris klunzingeri isolate RE-2024b chromosome 15, fPemKlu1.hap1, whole genome shotgun sequence DNA encodes the following proteins:
- the ccr12a gene encoding chemokine (C-C motif) receptor 12a: protein MSDDEDQYLIFLDLFNETYDTTDTSYVVNDPVMLCGKQTVNQFGARFIPVFYYVMFLLSYLGNGLVLFIIYKYEKLNTVTNIFLLNLVFSNILFASSLPFWATYHLSEWIFGTALCKMVSSAYFIGFYSSILFLTLMTFDRYLAVVHAVTAAKRRKKAYAITASVAVWFISIAASVKELVLRTVSENVLAGLICEESGFPDDIMKRWRLVSYYQQFLLFFLLPLFMVMYCYISITIRILTTRMKEKCRAIKLIFVIIFTFFACWTPYNIVILLRAIQTKSTSEDAHSCSYTQSLDYALYVARNIAYLYSCISPVFYTFVGKKFQSHFRRLIAKNVPCLKTHMSLSSQSTRTTSQRTPHSTYDHTHALTHTHRQIMIFNKSESSEATE, encoded by the coding sequence ATGAGCGATGATGAAGACCAGTATCTGATCTTCCTGGACCTATTTAATGAAACTTATGACACGACTGACACGAGTTATGTGGTTAATGATCCTGTCATGCTCTGTGGGAAGCAGACAGTCAACCAGTTCGGTGCAAGATTCATCCCAGTTTTCTACTATGTAATGTTCCTCCTGAGTTACCTTGGCAACGGACTCGTCCTCTTCATCATTTACAAGTATGAGAAGCTcaacacagtgacaaacatCTTCCTCCTGAATTTGGTCTTCTCCAATATTCTCTTTGCCTCCAGTCTCCCGTTTTGGGCAACGTACCATCTCTCTGAGTGGATTTTTGGCACTGCTCTGTGTAAGATGGTCAGTAGTGCCTACTTCATCGGCTTCTACAgctccatcctcttcctcacactcaTGACGTTTGACCGATACCTTGCAGTGGTGCATGCAGTGACAGCTGCCAAGCGCAGGAAAAAGGCGTATGCCATCACTGCATCAGTGGCAGTTTGGTTCATCAGTATTGCAGCGAGTGTGAAAGAGCTGGTTCTCCGAACCGTGTCGGAGAACGTGTTGGCTGGACTGATCTGTGAAGAGTCAGGATTCCCTGACGACATCATGAAGCGCTGGCGTCTGGTCAGTTACTACCAACAattcctgctcttcttcctcctccctctgttcaTGGTGATGTACTGCTACATCAGCATCACCATTCGCATTCTGACCACCCGGATGAAGGAGAAGTGCCGTGCCATCAAGCTCATATTCGTCATCATCTTCACTTTCTTTGCCTGCTGGACGCCCTACAATATTGTCATCCTCCTTCGAGCTATTCAGACCAAAAGCACCAGTGAGGATGCTCACTCATGTTCTTACACTCAGAGCTTGGACTATGCTCTGTATGTGGCCCGGAACATTGCCTATTTGTATAGTTGCATTAGTCCTGTGTTTTACACATTCGTGGGAAAGAAGTTCCAGAGCCACTTCAGACGGCTGATAGCAAAGAATGTCCCCTGTCTGAAGACACACATGAGCCTCAGCAGCCAGAGCACCAGAACCACATCACAGAGGACACCACACTCCACTTatgaccacacacacgcactcacacacacacacagacaaattatgatCTTCAACAAAAGTGAGTCCTCAGAGGCCACAGAATAA